In Candidatus Endomicrobium procryptotermitis, one DNA window encodes the following:
- a CDS encoding autotransporter domain-containing protein, translating to MRKILKFLVFLYICFLLTDAQADVYVSSAAGLSKAISDNESGILVQNGGFSLGSAINIANYPAQLHIRADSTAANFFGSSYGQIFVINASSITFQDINFKNMQGNIFIESKNSSLNFNNTIFENNDSGFAHSAFMFDKNSKVNFNEKTEFADNKGRDGGGFHTAYADMTFNGKTAFINNKAESGGGFFSMGIYDDGSWNRSAINFNEEVIFASNTASLSGGGFFVSASGINFKESIFKYNKAKTDGGAGIVSGASVNFGGVALFEKNKSDRNGGALYITMNYVDTVDFQSTSEFKENNSGGSGGAIYMYDSVVNLKNANFTGNKAGENGGAVFLRGDAEYESYAQLNINTVNNSASDNKTIFQGNMAASESNALYLAEYSRVTFMTNTGASVEIYDGINSDTNTAFMVIKGAGNFNLYADASLYNLELNTGNFNLGPSSRVEVINLDVDKDSVLNMRSLSASNLLNVKNFNFDGTLKVDGNKIVAVTTKLGANSRLDIQTDAAVNASKNYRKRYYKILNYETLNGSFGYITLNNGLSLSALSVDSSILNIDNWLVVSLKGNDTSTKFSEISGLSYNQMQVAKTFDSISSRTISFDLDEQISAIEVLDNDDLKKSAFLDASGYFLANIIRSAAFESGKQDIYNRIRYQDINTRNVNGIWVQATVQNSEIDEDENSADKYKDYETGALSGWDIMFDDYGFLLGVYGKYAKHHIQQDLKNEAVLEGFGAGIYMGILKDDWEIKSFLSAGRNNFVAERYINYASRTAESDFSAMTVSADFEGAIRSYVTEAVLLRPFTGIEFKNVAYDSFNEKNAGGLSLNVNNGNYSRSTARIGLSVGSDEDVSFEWYAAVEGKYLLTDETSEIISSFAAAPDKFTSKGAKEGSTIISFGAGSSYRILHSFKIFANMSYQYSDGYHNIYTSAGIRAMID from the coding sequence ATGCGGAAAATTTTGAAATTTTTAGTTTTTTTATATATTTGTTTTTTATTGACGGATGCTCAGGCTGACGTTTATGTTTCGAGCGCCGCCGGATTATCAAAGGCAATATCCGATAACGAAAGCGGCATTTTGGTTCAAAATGGAGGATTTTCTCTGGGAAGCGCTATAAACATTGCAAACTATCCCGCACAATTACATATACGCGCCGATTCAACTGCGGCAAATTTTTTTGGCAGCTCTTACGGACAGATATTTGTCATCAACGCTTCCAGTATAACTTTTCAAGATATAAATTTTAAAAATATGCAGGGAAATATTTTTATTGAATCAAAAAATTCATCCTTAAATTTTAATAATACCATATTTGAAAATAATGATTCTGGTTTTGCGCATTCGGCTTTCATGTTTGACAAAAATTCTAAAGTCAATTTTAATGAAAAAACGGAATTTGCCGATAATAAAGGCAGAGATGGCGGCGGTTTTCATACCGCATACGCGGATATGACGTTTAACGGCAAAACTGCATTTATAAATAATAAAGCCGAAAGCGGCGGCGGTTTTTTTTCAATGGGAATATATGACGATGGCAGTTGGAACCGTTCAGCGATTAATTTTAATGAAGAAGTAATTTTTGCCTCAAATACAGCTTCTTTATCGGGCGGGGGTTTTTTTGTTTCTGCAAGCGGCATTAATTTTAAAGAAAGTATCTTCAAATACAATAAAGCGAAAACTGACGGCGGAGCCGGTATTGTTTCCGGCGCAAGCGTAAATTTCGGCGGGGTTGCCTTATTTGAAAAAAATAAATCAGACAGAAATGGCGGTGCTTTATATATTACGATGAATTATGTAGATACCGTTGATTTTCAGTCCACTTCGGAGTTTAAGGAAAATAACTCGGGAGGCAGCGGCGGAGCGATATATATGTACGATTCAGTAGTAAATCTGAAAAATGCAAATTTTACAGGCAATAAAGCGGGAGAAAACGGTGGTGCGGTTTTTCTGCGCGGTGATGCGGAATATGAAAGTTACGCGCAGTTGAATATTAATACGGTTAATAATAGCGCGTCAGACAATAAAACCATTTTTCAGGGCAATATGGCAGCAAGTGAGTCAAACGCCTTATATCTTGCCGAGTATTCAAGAGTAACTTTTATGACGAATACAGGCGCTTCCGTTGAGATATATGATGGCATTAACTCCGATACGAATACGGCTTTTATGGTTATAAAAGGAGCGGGCAATTTTAATCTTTATGCGGACGCTTCTCTTTATAATCTTGAATTAAACACGGGCAATTTTAATCTTGGGCCATCAAGCAGGGTTGAAGTTATAAATTTGGATGTGGATAAAGATTCAGTTTTAAATATGCGTAGTTTGTCGGCTTCAAACCTGTTAAACGTCAAAAATTTTAATTTTGACGGTACTTTAAAAGTTGATGGGAACAAAATAGTTGCAGTGACGACCAAATTGGGAGCAAATAGCAGGCTTGATATACAAACGGATGCGGCTGTAAATGCTTCGAAAAATTACAGAAAAAGGTATTACAAAATTCTCAATTATGAAACATTAAACGGTTCTTTCGGATATATAACGCTTAATAATGGTTTATCTTTGTCAGCGCTGAGTGTTGACAGTTCTATATTGAATATTGACAATTGGCTTGTTGTGTCTTTGAAGGGAAACGACACTTCGACAAAATTTTCTGAAATTTCCGGACTTTCATATAATCAGATGCAGGTCGCAAAAACTTTTGACAGTATTTCTTCCCGGACGATAAGCTTTGACCTTGACGAACAAATCTCAGCTATTGAAGTTCTTGACAATGATGATCTTAAAAAGTCGGCTTTTCTTGACGCTTCGGGATATTTTCTTGCCAATATCATAAGAAGCGCGGCTTTTGAAAGCGGTAAACAGGATATTTATAACAGAATAAGATATCAAGATATCAATACTCGTAACGTAAACGGAATATGGGTGCAGGCAACAGTTCAAAATAGCGAAATTGATGAAGATGAAAATTCGGCTGACAAATATAAAGATTACGAAACAGGCGCTCTTTCCGGATGGGACATAATGTTCGATGATTATGGTTTTCTTTTAGGCGTATATGGAAAATACGCAAAACATCATATACAGCAGGATTTAAAAAATGAAGCGGTGCTTGAAGGTTTTGGTGCAGGCATTTATATGGGAATTCTTAAAGATGATTGGGAAATAAAATCTTTTCTATCAGCCGGTAGGAATAATTTTGTTGCTGAAAGATACATAAATTATGCCTCTCGTACGGCTGAATCAGATTTTTCTGCAATGACCGTTTCGGCTGATTTTGAAGGCGCTATAAGAAGTTATGTTACAGAAGCTGTGTTATTAAGACCTTTTACTGGAATCGAATTTAAAAATGTTGCTTATGATTCTTTTAACGAAAAAAACGCCGGCGGCTTGTCTTTAAACGTCAACAATGGGAACTATTCCAGAAGCACTGCGCGCATAGGGTTGAGCGTAGGAAGCGATGAAGACGTCTCATTTGAGTGGTATGCTGCAGTTGAAGGAAAATATCTTTTAACCGATGAAACTTCAGAAATAATTTCTTCTTTTGCGGCTGCGCCGGACAAATTTACAAGTAAAGGTGCCAAAGAGGGAAGCACAATAATAAGTTTCGGCGCAGGCAGCTCTTACAGAATTCTGCACAGTTTTAAAATTTTTGCCAATATGAGTTATCAGTATTCTGATGGTTATCACAATATCTATACATCCGCAGGCATAAGAGCGATGATTGACTGA
- a CDS encoding autotransporter outer membrane beta-barrel domain-containing protein, which translates to MQLKKLLLILMFLFLSTSAAFAQSYGFAANIINAVGSRSDRTKIYDKLAIVTHGNQKYINDIWLQTKYENFNLVNDENSKGSFNDDVGGLSFGCEKEIFKNILLGFFGKYDSHSISQENSRASVNSYGIGAYGSYLYGDFDFRGMLSFSGLQYVTSRNIANNDKARADFNGYGIAADIEAVMWFEMTSEINLRPFFGINISHSGYGSSNEIGAGSMNLNTEGGNFLRSAMRIGAGLNGKYEKFGWYSGLEMEYIISGQYTEIESRLSGTNVKIKSKGGKNAAALAGINAGCDYDITKQIKTYVNLGYKVNYSVSDFGANTGIIFIF; encoded by the coding sequence ATGCAGTTAAAAAAATTATTACTTATTTTAATGTTTTTATTTTTATCTACATCGGCGGCATTTGCGCAGTCTTACGGTTTTGCCGCCAATATCATAAATGCCGTAGGCAGTCGAAGCGACAGAACAAAAATATATGATAAACTTGCGATAGTTACTCATGGCAATCAAAAGTATATCAATGATATATGGCTTCAAACAAAATATGAAAATTTCAATCTTGTAAACGATGAAAACTCAAAAGGTAGTTTTAATGATGATGTCGGCGGTCTAAGTTTTGGTTGTGAAAAGGAAATCTTTAAGAATATTTTACTTGGCTTTTTCGGCAAATATGATAGTCATTCGATATCACAGGAAAATAGCAGGGCTAGTGTTAACTCTTATGGCATAGGCGCATATGGGAGCTATTTGTACGGTGATTTTGATTTTAGAGGGATGCTCAGTTTTTCTGGTTTACAGTATGTCACTTCGCGAAATATAGCAAATAATGATAAAGCGAGAGCCGATTTTAACGGCTATGGAATCGCCGCTGATATTGAAGCTGTTATGTGGTTTGAAATGACTTCGGAAATTAATCTGAGACCTTTTTTTGGTATAAATATATCTCACAGTGGATATGGCAGTTCAAATGAAATCGGAGCAGGCAGCATGAACCTCAATACTGAAGGTGGAAATTTTTTAAGAAGTGCTATGCGCATAGGTGCTGGTTTGAATGGGAAATATGAGAAGTTCGGCTGGTATAGCGGGCTTGAAATGGAATATATAATTTCGGGACAATATACAGAAATAGAAAGTAGACTCAGCGGCACAAATGTTAAAATTAAATCTAAAGGCGGGAAAAATGCTGCCGCTTTGGCAGGCATAAACGCCGGCTGTGATTATGATATAACAAAGCAGATAAAAACTTATGTAAATTTAGGTTATAAAGTTAACTATTCCGTAAGCGATTTCGGTGCAAATACGGGAATTATTTTTATTTTTTGA
- a CDS encoding cytochrome c biogenesis protein CcdA: MEGLGKFPVLTSFAAGILTFVSPCILPLIPAFVSFITGTSIEDLRGYKTSLGSTFLKSLIFILGFSTVFIIFGMSASWLGGLLIEYRDWLRYGGGAVVIILGVHMTSLVRIKFLYRQVSVFGKIKSSVTWIGTFFVGSAFVLGWTPCVGPVLASILILASTQENAKSGFWLLSVYSLGLAVPFMLTSLFINRFLKFFNFIKNYYKIIEIISGILLVAVGILIITDGMMRITEFLLKI; this comes from the coding sequence ATGGAAGGACTTGGGAAGTTTCCTGTTTTGACAAGTTTTGCGGCGGGCATATTAACTTTTGTCAGTCCTTGTATTTTACCCTTGATTCCCGCTTTTGTCTCATTCATAACTGGTACGTCCATAGAAGATTTACGTGGATATAAGACTTCTCTCGGCAGCACGTTTTTAAAATCTTTAATTTTTATTTTAGGGTTTAGCACGGTTTTTATAATTTTCGGTATGTCGGCGAGCTGGTTGGGCGGGCTGCTGATTGAATACAGGGATTGGCTGCGTTATGGCGGCGGTGCTGTAGTAATAATTCTGGGCGTCCATATGACCAGCCTTGTCAGGATAAAATTTTTATACAGGCAGGTTTCCGTTTTCGGAAAAATTAAATCTAGCGTAACATGGATAGGCACATTTTTTGTGGGTTCTGCTTTTGTTTTAGGCTGGACTCCTTGTGTTGGACCTGTGCTTGCTTCAATATTGATTTTGGCTTCAACTCAAGAGAACGCTAAAAGCGGTTTTTGGCTTTTGTCGGTCTATTCGCTCGGACTTGCCGTTCCTTTTATGCTTACTTCGCTTTTTATTAACCGCTTTTTAAAATTTTTTAACTTTATAAAAAATTATTACAAAATTATTGAAATTATCTCTGGGATTCTTTTAGTTGCCGTAGGAATACTTATCATTACAGATGGCATGATGAGAATAACAGAATTCCTTTTAAAAATATAG
- a CDS encoding twin-arginine translocase TatA/TatE family subunit, whose translation MFGIGWQEVLVILILALLLFGAKRLPGIAKSLGSSIQEFKKGMDANNKAENDEKSETNKIEDKKDEIKPQK comes from the coding sequence ATGTTCGGGATAGGATGGCAGGAAGTATTGGTGATTCTTATTTTGGCATTGCTTTTATTCGGGGCAAAAAGGCTGCCTGGAATAGCAAAATCGCTTGGAAGTTCCATTCAGGAATTTAAAAAAGGAATGGATGCCAATAATAAAGCCGAAAACGATGAAAAAAGTGAAACAAATAAAATTGAAGATAAAAAAGATGAAATAAAACCACAAAAATGA
- the tatC gene encoding twin-arginine translocase subunit TatC, whose amino-acid sequence MSVTDHLEELRWRIIRCVIYIAAASAVSLFFTEKILYIIKLPSQNIIENFLILKPAQSIAIYIKIAFFSGLAAAALPIWYELFAFIKPAALKEQNISAIKWMFSAFVLFVSGMLFTYFVILPKAIGFLMGLSQNLTGTPNQITLTSYVSFVAALIFCGGTIFQIPLMVYILTKLDLITPKLLAGKRKEAYFVLCIIAAVITPTTDVFSMALFICPMIILYEFGVILSKTVYKKRIVPGGEVYEQKD is encoded by the coding sequence ATGAGTGTAACCGACCATCTTGAAGAGCTAAGATGGCGCATAATCCGCTGTGTAATATATATTGCCGCTGCTTCCGCTGTTTCGCTGTTTTTTACTGAAAAGATTCTTTATATTATAAAACTTCCTTCACAAAATATAATAGAAAATTTTTTAATACTCAAACCGGCGCAATCCATAGCTATTTATATCAAAATCGCTTTTTTTTCTGGATTAGCCGCGGCGGCTCTGCCGATTTGGTATGAACTGTTCGCTTTTATAAAGCCTGCTGCTTTAAAAGAGCAAAATATATCCGCAATAAAATGGATGTTTTCGGCGTTTGTTTTATTTGTATCTGGGATGTTGTTTACATATTTTGTGATTTTACCTAAAGCTATCGGTTTTCTTATGGGGTTGTCGCAAAATCTTACGGGAACGCCGAACCAGATAACTTTAACTTCATATGTTTCTTTTGTAGCTGCTTTGATTTTTTGTGGCGGAACGATATTTCAGATTCCTCTTATGGTTTATATTCTTACAAAACTCGATTTGATTACTCCAAAACTTTTGGCGGGAAAAAGAAAAGAAGCATATTTTGTTTTGTGCATAATAGCTGCAGTAATTACGCCGACCACTGACGTTTTCAGTATGGCTTTGTTTATTTGCCCGATGATAATTTTGTACGAATTTGGAGTCATTCTTTCAAAAACGGTCTATAAAAAAAGGATTGTTCCGGGAGGAGAAGTTTATGAACAAAAAGATTGA
- a CDS encoding DUF362 domain-containing protein: MNKKIEKAVSKAKKILSTELTRKTFLKTLVAGGAFLAFSSNTAKKVFAQNGKTIDPRKKRETPIMDYELTAVTGGDIEKITRQSVDLLGGMGKFVKNGDTVVVKPNMGWNRTPEYAANTNPAVVAAVVKMCFESGAKTVKVFDNTCNEKKLCYQNSGIMEAAKAAGATVFYMDDWKYMPARFMRVDALMQGWPLFRDAIECNAFINVPIAKTHGHGTLTLSIKNLMGICGGNRGQMHWEMDKKLPEVYDFVKPDLNIIDAYRILTANGPRGGNLKDVAMKNTIIASSDPVLADSYVSETFFNIKGSTIAHIKRSQEYGLGKFYSSANTKIKIEKI, translated from the coding sequence ATGAACAAAAAGATTGAAAAAGCCGTTTCAAAAGCGAAAAAAATACTGTCGACTGAACTTACAAGAAAAACATTTCTTAAAACTTTGGTTGCCGGCGGCGCATTTTTGGCGTTTTCGTCAAACACGGCAAAAAAAGTTTTTGCCCAAAATGGCAAAACCATTGATCCCAGAAAAAAAAGAGAAACTCCCATTATGGATTATGAACTTACTGCGGTTACGGGCGGCGACATAGAAAAAATAACCCGACAAAGCGTAGATTTGCTCGGCGGAATGGGCAAATTCGTAAAAAATGGGGATACAGTTGTCGTAAAACCAAACATGGGCTGGAACAGAACGCCGGAATATGCCGCAAACACAAATCCAGCTGTTGTTGCCGCTGTAGTCAAAATGTGTTTTGAAAGCGGCGCAAAAACGGTGAAAGTTTTTGACAATACGTGTAATGAAAAAAAACTTTGTTATCAGAATTCCGGTATTATGGAAGCGGCAAAAGCTGCTGGCGCCACCGTGTTTTATATGGATGATTGGAAGTATATGCCGGCAAGATTTATGAGAGTGGACGCTCTTATGCAGGGTTGGCCGCTTTTTAGGGATGCGATAGAATGCAACGCTTTTATTAACGTGCCTATAGCAAAAACACACGGTCACGGAACGCTGACTTTATCGATAAAAAATCTCATGGGCATATGCGGTGGCAACAGAGGCCAGATGCACTGGGAAATGGACAAAAAACTTCCCGAAGTTTACGATTTCGTAAAACCAGATTTAAATATTATAGACGCTTACAGAATACTTACCGCAAATGGTCCACGCGGTGGAAATCTTAAAGATGTTGCGATGAAAAATACGATTATCGCTTCTTCAGACCCAGTTTTGGCCGACAGTTATGTTTCGGAAACTTTTTTTAACATCAAAGGTTCAACCATTGCACATATAAAACGTTCTCAGGAATACGGTTTAGGAAAATTTTATTCTTCAGCAAATACAAAGATTAAAATAGAAAAAATATAG
- a CDS encoding 4Fe-4S binding protein has protein sequence MKKLKATRVISQIFFFLLVAAAFTVLTFPIKFIDTKEFFLTSPSLLIFSEISAVYLTKGMAVLLIFIIIAFLFGRVFCGWICPFGAVMDFFVFLLKPLRKYKESKPDKKLMIKYYALAVFAVLAVLGYQFVWIFEPITVFSRFFHLSLFPFFNAVTDKFFQYIIMNHDFGENIYYAISNNIFSARSISFKYSFAFFVLFMIPLLAAAFRRRFWCRYICPLGASLGILSVNPKFALRKKACSSDCGRCEQICRSNAIKHDGSYISSECVMCMDCTILKCYKPIENKKPCQKEIVQNSGLCQRQNKGISRKQFFLWISGAVAAIYVLVRKAYAASHFSKNSVIRPPGAMKEKEFKAACVRCGNCMKACITNGLQPVMFESGFDGIWTPKIDNITGYCEYNCNACGQVCPTQAIKALTPEEKLKQKLGKADIVKNVCVPWKDGIECLVCEEHCPVAEKAIKFVKEIINGKETDVPIVDADLCIGCGVCENKCPVEGRKRGITVNPI, from the coding sequence ATGAAAAAATTAAAAGCCACGCGCGTAATATCGCAGATATTTTTCTTTTTGCTTGTTGCAGCGGCATTTACGGTTTTGACTTTTCCGATTAAATTTATCGATACAAAAGAATTTTTTTTAACTTCGCCCTCCCTTCTTATTTTTTCCGAAATTTCTGCAGTTTACCTGACAAAAGGCATGGCTGTTCTTTTGATTTTTATTATTATTGCATTTCTTTTTGGAAGAGTTTTTTGCGGCTGGATTTGTCCGTTCGGCGCGGTTATGGATTTTTTTGTTTTTCTTTTAAAACCGTTAAGAAAATATAAAGAGTCCAAACCGGACAAAAAGCTTATGATAAAGTATTACGCACTTGCAGTATTTGCTGTTCTTGCTGTTTTGGGTTATCAGTTTGTATGGATTTTTGAGCCTATAACGGTTTTTTCAAGATTTTTTCATCTCAGCCTTTTTCCTTTTTTTAATGCCGTTACAGATAAATTTTTTCAATACATAATAATGAATCATGATTTCGGCGAAAATATATATTATGCAATAAGCAATAACATTTTTTCTGCAAGAAGCATATCGTTTAAATATTCGTTTGCATTTTTTGTTCTTTTTATGATTCCTCTGCTGGCGGCAGCATTTCGTAGACGTTTTTGGTGTAGATATATTTGTCCTTTGGGCGCCTCTTTGGGAATTTTATCAGTAAATCCAAAATTTGCTTTAAGAAAAAAAGCCTGTAGTTCAGATTGCGGCAGATGCGAACAAATATGTCGTTCAAACGCCATAAAGCATGACGGATCGTATATATCAAGCGAATGCGTAATGTGCATGGACTGCACAATATTAAAATGTTATAAGCCTATTGAAAACAAAAAACCCTGTCAAAAAGAGATTGTCCAAAATTCTGGACTTTGTCAGCGGCAAAACAAAGGCATTTCCAGAAAACAGTTTTTTTTATGGATCAGCGGCGCCGTTGCCGCGATATATGTTTTAGTAAGAAAAGCTTATGCTGCTTCGCACTTTTCAAAAAACTCTGTTATTCGTCCGCCAGGAGCGATGAAAGAAAAAGAATTCAAGGCAGCATGTGTTCGTTGCGGAAACTGCATGAAAGCGTGCATAACAAACGGATTACAGCCTGTAATGTTTGAAAGCGGATTTGATGGAATTTGGACTCCGAAAATTGATAATATAACAGGCTACTGCGAATATAATTGTAATGCCTGTGGACAGGTATGTCCAACGCAGGCTATAAAAGCGCTCACTCCGGAAGAAAAGCTGAAACAAAAGCTCGGTAAAGCGGATATAGTAAAAAATGTCTGCGTGCCATGGAAAGACGGAATAGAGTGCCTTGTATGTGAAGAACATTGTCCTGTTGCGGAAAAAGCCATAAAATTCGTAAAAGAAATTATAAACGGGAAAGAAACAGACGTTCCTATTGTCGATGCGGATTTATGTATAGGCTGCGGAGTCTGTGAAAACAAATGCCCGGTAGAAGGCAGAAAACGCGGAATAACCGTCAATCCGATATAA